In one Hymenobacter sp. DG25B genomic region, the following are encoded:
- a CDS encoding ATP-binding protein produces the protein MKQAFIGFACLLFWLSALPVWAQSPETAAIKKALARTTADTSRVLLLADLSATYRYSHFDSVLIFAREGLQLAQSIGYSKGEGRCLARIGIILSERGNLPQALRTNLDALRLAEKSHDREGTARILNQTGLLYQALDDFRPALQYYFQSRAIYEKKHVGGYSQRISVLTNIGSTYVGTGQLDSAAYFLQQAYALTLQSQKQSYSCWGNPLPYVLREIGLLEAARRHPEKALSYYRRSAQAALPENDLRSLSRAYQYMAELYAEQQQVDSSVYYARKALMVGQALPFVIGIVRNSGLLSKAFQARQQTDSALKYMRIMVTAEDSLYNPQRIKRLDAIGFAEQRRLRQLEAERTQFEARTRLYALMAGLGVLILIVLLLWRSNYLQRQANSRLQKLHAQVTRQKEELTTQRDLLANMLQELKTTQNQLVLREKMASLGELMAGVAHEIQQPAKTIKDLAGVSVGLCQEMRVELPEGIYITAEQEMLDEMLLNLSQYQNKIAEHSQRVESIVRVMLEYSSNTPGPRQLTEINTLAHDYLRLSYHDLRAKNREFDAELLAQLDPAVGSVEAVRHDLGRALICLFSNALYAVQERLRLEPDGYTPQVQLSTRRTGSEVEIKVWDNGLGIPAADRANIFEEFFTTKPIGEGTGLGLSFCHDVITQGHGGTLRMQTQEGEYTEFIITLPISSSIAEEQMG, from the coding sequence ATGAAACAGGCTTTCATAGGCTTCGCCTGTTTGCTGTTCTGGTTATCCGCTCTGCCTGTTTGGGCCCAAAGCCCCGAGACGGCCGCCATAAAAAAGGCACTGGCCCGCACCACTGCGGATACCAGCCGGGTGTTGCTGCTGGCCGACTTGAGCGCCACCTACCGGTATTCGCACTTCGATTCGGTATTGATTTTTGCGCGCGAAGGTTTACAGTTGGCGCAAAGCATTGGTTACAGTAAAGGGGAAGGCCGGTGCCTGGCGCGCATTGGCATTATCCTGAGTGAGCGGGGAAACCTGCCGCAGGCCCTGCGCACCAACCTGGACGCCCTGCGGCTGGCTGAAAAAAGCCACGACCGGGAGGGCACCGCCCGCATCCTGAATCAGACCGGGCTGCTCTATCAGGCCCTCGATGACTTCCGGCCCGCCCTGCAGTACTATTTTCAGTCCCGGGCTATTTATGAGAAGAAACATGTAGGGGGCTACTCTCAGCGGATAAGCGTGCTCACCAACATTGGCTCTACCTATGTAGGCACCGGCCAGCTCGATTCAGCAGCTTATTTCCTGCAACAGGCCTACGCGCTTACCCTGCAGTCGCAGAAGCAGAGTTATAGCTGCTGGGGCAATCCACTGCCTTACGTATTGCGGGAAATAGGCTTGCTGGAAGCCGCCCGCAGACACCCCGAGAAGGCGCTCAGCTATTACCGGCGCAGCGCCCAGGCCGCCCTCCCCGAAAACGACCTGCGGAGCCTTTCCCGGGCCTACCAATATATGGCGGAGCTGTATGCCGAGCAGCAACAGGTTGATTCCAGCGTGTATTATGCCCGCAAAGCGCTGATGGTAGGGCAGGCGCTGCCGTTTGTAATTGGCATAGTGCGCAACAGTGGTTTGCTATCCAAAGCCTTTCAGGCCCGGCAGCAGACCGATAGCGCCTTGAAATACATGCGCATCATGGTTACGGCCGAAGACAGCCTCTACAACCCGCAGCGGATTAAGCGGCTGGATGCCATTGGGTTTGCCGAGCAGCGCCGCTTACGCCAGCTGGAGGCCGAGCGTACCCAGTTTGAAGCCCGTACCCGGCTGTATGCGCTGATGGCCGGGCTGGGCGTACTCATACTGATTGTGCTGCTGCTGTGGCGCAGCAACTATCTGCAGCGCCAGGCCAATAGCCGCCTGCAAAAGCTGCATGCCCAGGTAACGCGGCAGAAAGAGGAGCTTACCACCCAGCGCGACCTGCTGGCCAATATGCTGCAGGAACTGAAAACCACCCAGAACCAACTGGTGCTGCGCGAGAAAATGGCTTCTTTAGGAGAGCTGATGGCCGGGGTAGCCCACGAAATACAACAGCCGGCCAAAACCATTAAAGACCTGGCCGGCGTGAGCGTAGGGCTGTGCCAGGAAATGCGCGTGGAGCTTCCGGAAGGCATTTACATTACCGCCGAGCAGGAAATGCTGGACGAAATGCTGTTGAATCTAAGTCAGTACCAGAACAAAATAGCCGAGCACAGCCAGCGGGTAGAGTCTATTGTACGGGTGATGCTGGAGTATTCCAGCAACACTCCCGGCCCCCGCCAGCTTACGGAAATCAATACCCTGGCGCATGATTATCTGCGGCTTTCTTACCATGATCTGCGGGCCAAAAACCGGGAATTTGATGCCGAGCTGCTGGCGCAGCTAGACCCCGCCGTGGGCAGTGTGGAGGCGGTGCGGCATGATCTGGGCCGGGCACTTATTTGCCTGTTTTCCAATGCGCTTTATGCCGTGCAGGAGCGCCTGCGGTTGGAGCCGGATGGGTATACTCCGCAGGTACAGCTAAGCACCCGCCGCACGGGCAGCGAAGTAGAAATCAAAGTGTGGGATAATGGCCTGGGTATTCCGGCCGCCGACCGCGCCAACATATTTGAGGAGTTTTTCACCACCAAGCCCATCGGGGAGGGTACCGGCCTGGGGCTGTCCTTCTGCCACGATGTTATTACCCAGGGGCATGGCGGCACGCTCCGGATGCAAACCCAGGAAGGGGAGTATACGGAGTTTATTATCACCCTGCCGATAAGCTCCTCTATTGCTGAAGAGCAGATGGGGTAG
- a CDS encoding ABC transporter ATP-binding protein, translating to MSLWDISKHLIPYVRPYRGLVLGTLLLTMVGSLTAQVNPFVLRYTVDKVQLLLEQGQGVSQGMRFLLLVSGILLGKEVLNIFIEFGQKFFGEKIRIYVSSALSQDAVRKILSYRLSFYDAATNQTGKLQTRIDKGVDSLMKLVQNFFIDILPLCANAVVALVVMFMADVRVGLVALFILPVYFWISYRQAARLSGVRRNMRQLRETKNHGIVNIIEAAVVIKSFVREEYEEQKQMQMQLRLQTVQLQMRKTNFLFDGLKSFVEQIGLVLVIVLTAYLVLGRHMSIGAIMFHIMLFHNVSGPIRQLHHMYDEMNEVHTYSEAFFDILDAREAVEPSGYLQPDHLQGTFEICHVDFTYPSGTQALHDVCLTVEAGKTTALVGLSGAGKSTIINLLCKFYEPDQGKMLLDGRPLADYDTHALRQQIGLVLQKNHIFKGTIEENIRYGNLQASVAEVEQASRQAFLHEQIVKLPQQYQTDAQQVSGGQQQRIAIARLFLKNPSVIFLDEPTASLDAVTVEQIKNSIDALKKDRTVVVISHSLSQIIDADHIYVMKQGGIVESGTHEQLYDLRGAYREIFDASARSLNIEKIARTLDED from the coding sequence ATGAGCCTTTGGGACATCAGCAAGCATCTTATTCCCTACGTTCGGCCCTATCGGGGGCTGGTGCTGGGCACGCTGCTGCTTACCATGGTAGGTTCGCTCACGGCCCAGGTAAATCCCTTTGTGCTGCGCTACACCGTAGATAAAGTGCAGCTGCTGCTGGAGCAGGGACAAGGGGTGTCGCAGGGGATGCGTTTCCTACTGCTGGTGAGCGGGATACTGCTGGGCAAGGAAGTCCTCAACATCTTTATAGAGTTCGGGCAGAAGTTCTTCGGCGAGAAGATCCGCATTTACGTCTCCAGCGCCCTCTCCCAGGACGCCGTACGCAAAATCCTGAGCTATCGACTCAGCTTCTACGACGCGGCTACCAACCAGACCGGCAAGCTGCAGACCCGCATTGATAAGGGCGTGGACAGCCTCATGAAGCTGGTACAGAACTTCTTTATCGATATCCTGCCTTTGTGTGCCAATGCCGTAGTGGCCCTGGTGGTCATGTTTATGGCCGATGTGCGCGTGGGGCTGGTGGCGCTCTTTATTCTGCCGGTGTATTTCTGGATCAGCTATCGGCAGGCGGCCCGGCTGAGTGGCGTGCGCCGCAACATGCGCCAGCTGCGCGAAACCAAAAATCACGGCATCGTCAATATCATTGAGGCCGCCGTAGTCATTAAGAGCTTTGTGCGCGAAGAATATGAAGAGCAGAAACAGATGCAGATGCAGCTAAGACTGCAAACCGTGCAGCTGCAGATGCGCAAAACCAACTTTCTGTTTGATGGGCTGAAAAGCTTTGTGGAACAGATTGGCCTGGTACTGGTGATAGTGCTGACGGCCTACCTGGTGCTGGGCCGGCATATGTCTATTGGGGCCATTATGTTCCACATTATGCTCTTTCATAACGTATCCGGCCCCATCCGGCAGCTGCACCATATGTATGATGAGATGAACGAGGTGCACACCTATTCCGAGGCTTTCTTCGATATTCTGGATGCCCGCGAGGCTGTGGAACCTTCCGGGTACTTGCAGCCCGACCACCTGCAGGGCACCTTCGAAATCTGTCATGTGGATTTCACCTACCCCAGCGGCACGCAGGCCCTGCACGATGTGTGCCTGACGGTGGAGGCGGGCAAAACCACGGCCCTGGTCGGGCTTTCGGGCGCGGGCAAAAGCACCATCATCAACCTGCTCTGTAAGTTCTATGAGCCCGACCAGGGAAAAATGCTGCTGGACGGCCGCCCGCTAGCCGACTACGACACGCATGCTCTGCGCCAGCAAATTGGTCTGGTGCTGCAGAAAAACCACATCTTCAAGGGCACCATTGAGGAAAACATCCGCTACGGGAATCTGCAGGCCTCGGTGGCGGAAGTGGAGCAAGCCAGTAGACAAGCTTTCCTGCACGAGCAGATAGTGAAGCTACCCCAGCAATACCAGACCGATGCCCAGCAGGTATCTGGTGGGCAGCAGCAGCGCATTGCCATTGCCCGGCTGTTCCTCAAAAATCCGTCTGTTATCTTCCTCGATGAGCCCACCGCTTCGCTGGATGCGGTAACGGTGGAACAGATTAAAAACAGTATTGACGCCCTAAAGAAAGACCGCACAGTAGTGGTTATCTCGCACAGCCTATCCCAGATTATTGATGCCGACCACATTTACGTGATGAAGCAGGGTGGCATAGTGGAAAGCGGTACCCACGAGCAGCTCTACGACCTGCGCGGCGCCTACCGCGAGATTTTCGACGCCTCCGCCCGCAGCCTCAACATTGAGAAAATTGCGCGTACCCTGGATGAAGACTGA
- a CDS encoding ABC transporter ATP-binding protein, translated as MSLWEIIKRLYPYVRPYRPLVIGTLLLTLVGSLAAQVNPFVLRYTVDTVQALLNQNQGLAEGADMLLLVSGLLLGKEIINTFIQFGQKYYGEKIRINVSSTLAQDAVRKILSYQLGFYSDSGNQTGKLQTRIDRGVESLMKLVQNFFIDILPLFANALVALVVMFMANLYVGLVAVAVMPVYFWISYRQADRLNGTRRALRSLREQKSQGLVNIIDSAVVIKSFVREDYEEQKQNQLQQNLQAAQLETRKTNFRYDGLKTFTEQVGVVLIIILTAYLVLDRQISIGAIMFHILLFNNVSAPIRQLHRIYDEMNDALTYSEGFFDILDAEEATEKTGLLQPDHLQGTFEICHVDFTYPSGTQALHDVCLTVEAGKTTALVGLSGAGKSTIINLLCKFYEPDQGKMLLDGRPLADYDTHALRQQIGLVLQKNHIFKGTIEENIRYGNMHASFEQVVAAGKQAYLHEQVMQLPKQYQSDAQQLSGGQQQRIAIARLFLKNPSIIFLDEPTASLDAIATEQIKNSLDAIKRGRTVVIISHSLAQIVDADCIYVMKQGRMVESGTHEYLYDLRGTYREIFDASARSLNIEKLARVMVDDGDDISDTAA; from the coding sequence ATGAGTCTCTGGGAAATTATAAAACGCCTGTACCCGTATGTGCGCCCCTACCGGCCGCTGGTTATTGGCACGCTGCTTTTAACGCTGGTAGGCTCGCTGGCGGCCCAGGTAAATCCCTTTGTGCTACGCTACACCGTAGACACCGTGCAGGCATTGTTGAACCAGAACCAGGGCCTGGCGGAGGGTGCTGATATGCTGCTGTTGGTTAGCGGGCTGTTGCTGGGAAAAGAAATCATCAACACCTTTATTCAGTTTGGGCAGAAGTATTACGGGGAGAAAATCCGCATTAACGTATCCAGCACGCTGGCCCAGGATGCCGTGCGCAAGATTCTCTCCTACCAGCTCGGCTTCTATTCCGACAGCGGCAACCAGACCGGCAAGCTCCAGACCCGCATCGACCGGGGCGTGGAGAGCCTGATGAAGCTGGTGCAAAACTTCTTTATTGATATTCTACCGCTGTTTGCCAATGCCCTAGTGGCGCTGGTGGTCATGTTTATGGCGAACCTGTATGTGGGTTTGGTGGCGGTGGCGGTGATGCCGGTCTACTTCTGGATCAGCTACCGGCAGGCTGACCGGCTGAATGGCACCCGCCGGGCGCTGCGCAGCCTGCGCGAGCAGAAAAGCCAGGGCCTGGTGAATATCATCGATTCGGCGGTGGTCATTAAGAGCTTTGTGCGCGAAGACTATGAGGAGCAGAAACAGAACCAGCTTCAGCAGAACCTGCAGGCCGCCCAACTGGAAACCCGCAAAACCAACTTCCGTTACGATGGCCTCAAAACCTTCACCGAGCAGGTAGGCGTGGTACTAATTATCATTCTCACCGCCTATCTGGTGCTGGACCGCCAGATTTCCATTGGGGCCATTATGTTCCATATTCTGCTGTTCAACAACGTATCGGCCCCTATCCGGCAGCTGCACCGCATTTATGACGAGATGAACGATGCCCTTACGTACTCCGAGGGCTTCTTTGACATTCTGGATGCCGAGGAGGCCACCGAAAAAACCGGGCTACTCCAACCCGACCACCTGCAGGGCACCTTCGAAATCTGTCATGTGGATTTCACTTACCCCAGCGGCACGCAGGCCCTGCACGATGTATGCCTGACGGTGGAAGCAGGCAAAACCACGGCCCTGGTCGGGCTTTCGGGCGCGGGCAAAAGCACCATCATCAACCTGCTCTGTAAGTTCTATGAGCCCGACCAGGGAAAAATGCTGCTGGACGGCCGCCCGCTAGCCGACTACGACACGCATGCTTTGCGCCAGCAAATTGGCCTGGTGCTGCAGAAAAACCACATCTTCAAAGGCACCATTGAGGAAAACATCCGCTACGGGAACATGCACGCTTCTTTTGAGCAGGTAGTGGCGGCCGGCAAGCAGGCCTACCTGCACGAGCAGGTGATGCAACTGCCCAAACAGTACCAGAGTGATGCCCAGCAACTCTCCGGTGGGCAGCAGCAGCGCATTGCCATTGCCCGGCTGTTCCTCAAAAATCCGTCTATTATCTTCCTCGATGAGCCGACTGCCTCCTTGGACGCCATTGCCACGGAGCAAATCAAAAACTCGCTGGATGCCATTAAGCGGGGTCGTACGGTAGTAATCATCTCCCATAGCCTGGCCCAGATTGTGGACGCCGACTGCATTTACGTGATGAAGCAGGGCCGCATGGTGGAAAGCGGCACCCACGAGTACCTCTACGACCTGCGCGGCACCTACCGCGAAATCTTCGACGCCTCGGCCCGCAGCCTCAACATTGAGAAGCTGGCCCGCGTGATGGTAGATGATGGGGATGATATAAGTGATACGGCGGCCTAA
- a CDS encoding RagB/SusD family nutrient uptake outer membrane protein, with the protein MQAAIRGSYDILQSANYLGLRYQLFADLAADNARHTGTFPSFAQIANGSILPDNVELTNMWNTIYAGINRINYTIQQAELLTDPSFNKDAAVAEARALRAFNYMNLLAYWGGKPEGYGYADGLGVPLRLKPTTSITGEEIKPIARNTEAEVVAAIREDLAFAAQHLPIERSTKAYISKVTVLALQARLELRLRNYQVAANYAEQIETELGTLTPVKTLEKNIGDASYDAIFSQKFSSEALWELPFDPVDANSLAFFWFPAAAGGRNEVDPATGLGPAHEAGDLRRVVNSVTASTATTVYPSGTTRKYFRVASGDDNVILVRSAEVVLTWAESLAQLGQTDRAIELVNVIRKRAGLAPYVFVAPPKVGDVVPPHVIIANSSADIVTAILKERRVELANEGFRWFDLRRTGLVQATLPAITEPYRNLWPIPQREIQTSQTLVTQNPGY; encoded by the coding sequence GTGCAAGCTGCCATCCGGGGTTCTTACGACATTCTGCAGAGCGCTAACTACCTAGGCTTACGCTACCAGCTGTTTGCAGATCTGGCCGCCGATAACGCCCGGCATACGGGTACTTTTCCCAGCTTCGCGCAAATTGCCAACGGTTCTATTCTGCCCGATAACGTGGAGCTGACTAACATGTGGAATACGATTTATGCGGGCATCAACCGCATAAATTACACTATTCAACAGGCTGAGCTGCTCACGGACCCCAGCTTCAATAAAGACGCCGCTGTTGCTGAGGCCCGGGCATTGCGTGCTTTCAACTACATGAACTTGCTGGCTTATTGGGGTGGCAAGCCTGAAGGATATGGTTATGCTGATGGCCTTGGCGTACCGCTGCGCTTAAAGCCCACTACCTCCATTACCGGCGAAGAAATTAAGCCCATAGCCCGGAACACGGAAGCCGAAGTAGTAGCCGCTATTCGCGAGGACCTCGCATTCGCAGCACAGCACCTGCCAATCGAACGCAGTACCAAAGCTTACATTAGCAAAGTAACGGTACTAGCTCTACAGGCGCGCCTTGAGCTACGGTTACGCAATTATCAGGTAGCCGCCAACTATGCAGAGCAAATTGAAACCGAACTTGGCACGCTGACTCCGGTTAAAACACTGGAAAAGAATATCGGCGATGCCAGCTATGATGCCATCTTCTCACAGAAGTTTTCTTCTGAAGCACTTTGGGAGCTACCTTTTGACCCAGTTGATGCCAACTCCTTAGCATTCTTCTGGTTCCCGGCGGCAGCTGGTGGCCGGAATGAAGTAGACCCTGCCACCGGATTAGGGCCGGCACACGAAGCTGGAGACCTGCGGCGGGTTGTGAATAGCGTGACTGCTTCTACAGCAACCACTGTATATCCTAGCGGAACAACCCGCAAATACTTTCGGGTTGCTTCAGGAGATGACAACGTAATTTTGGTTCGTAGTGCGGAAGTGGTGTTAACCTGGGCGGAGTCCCTGGCACAACTAGGCCAGACGGATCGGGCTATTGAACTGGTTAATGTGATTCGCAAACGGGCGGGTCTTGCTCCTTACGTGTTTGTGGCCCCACCTAAGGTTGGAGACGTTGTTCCCCCTCACGTAATCATTGCGAATAGCTCTGCTGATATTGTAACTGCTATTCTGAAAGAGCGCCGGGTTGAGTTGGCAAACGAAGGCTTCCGTTGGTTTGATCTGCGGCGTACCGGCCTAGTTCAGGCAACACTGCCGGCTATTACGGAACCGTACCGCAACTTGTGGCCTATCCCCCAGCGTGAGATTCAGACCAGCCAGACTCTGGTAACTCAGAACCCCGGCTACTAG
- a CDS encoding SusC/RagA family TonB-linked outer membrane protein has product MRKLLLLSFLFLLGILHSVSAQDRTITGRVTDASTNEGLPGVTVLLKGTTVGVSSSSDGTYSLSIPSTGGTLSFSFIGYAATERVIGNESRIDVALAQDNRQLSEVIVTGFGIAQERKELTGSIATVKARDFENQPIAGVDQALQGRAAGVQVTQNSGTPGSGIAVRVRGSASIGAGNEPLYVIDGLPINSGSYSNIGVGNQQTNALSDLNPNDIESMEILKDAAAAAIYGSRGSNGVVLITTKRGRVGKTKVTLDYYRGAQTAWKKPHALTGQQQTELFLEQAQNRYPVNAADNISAFGVNWRSYADLTGYLFSDASYNVDDAGKFYIIDNGDGIRDLAQFQDPTKAPNTNWADEILRTAPITNHEVSISGGTEKSSYRVSGSYFDQQGIILGSGFNRASGRVVLDNKLADHIRMGVNLGLNRSVNNRIQNDNNIYGVLSTAILVASDIPKYKADGTYAKDPASSTENPIAAAREPYNKGISSRLIGTQYTEFEFIKNLKYRATFGLDYIQFKDETFFPTTTNSGRGSNGSGTASINTDANFNHISSFLYSKTFGDHSLNGQLVLDYQQSTFNSVIAQGSGFPGNGVRQLSAAAVKTNASSSESQYRLFGTLARLNYNFKDKYLFGATLRRDGSSRFGRNNRYGYFPAASVGWRISEEGFLQDITAISDIKLRASYGETGNQEIGNFASRGLINTGANFAQVGGLAIGQLENPNLKWERTATGNVGVDFGLLDNRIYLSLDAYNRETRDLLLARTVPGNTGYLSYTENIGNMRNRGVEIALNTVNFRAEGDGGFNWETNFNIAFNRNEVTKLVEGDQGQAVGFASWLAVGQPLGAFRGYRVDGIFQTQEEINTLDAAAQEKTNSPTARYQSSLTRPGDIKFRDLNGDGRITGDDQEILGNAQPKFFGGLTNTVRFKGFDLSAFIQYSYGNKIFNNNISFAQGMNGVFGQDAAVLNRWTPTNTNTDIPRAVYGDPNNNRRTSDRFIEDGSYARLKNLTLGYTLPKVLAQRAHLSNVRVYVQGQNLFTATDYSGLDPEVNTFSGSNTALGTDFLTFPQARTITGGISLGF; this is encoded by the coding sequence ATGCGAAAACTCTTACTTCTGAGTTTCCTGTTCCTATTGGGCATTCTGCATTCCGTTTCGGCGCAGGACCGCACCATTACCGGACGGGTAACTGACGCAAGCACCAATGAAGGCTTGCCCGGTGTTACTGTTCTTTTGAAAGGTACTACGGTTGGGGTTTCCTCCAGCAGCGATGGTACTTACTCGCTTTCTATCCCATCTACTGGTGGTACTCTCTCCTTTTCATTTATTGGCTATGCCGCTACGGAGCGTGTTATAGGCAATGAAAGCCGTATTGATGTAGCCCTGGCGCAGGATAATCGTCAGCTAAGCGAGGTTATTGTAACGGGTTTCGGTATTGCGCAGGAGCGCAAGGAACTCACGGGTTCTATTGCCACTGTAAAAGCCCGCGACTTTGAGAACCAGCCTATTGCTGGTGTAGATCAGGCCCTGCAGGGCCGGGCAGCCGGTGTGCAGGTAACCCAGAACTCGGGTACGCCCGGTTCCGGTATTGCGGTGCGCGTACGGGGCAGCGCCTCTATTGGCGCCGGCAATGAGCCACTGTATGTTATTGATGGTTTGCCGATTAACTCGGGCAGCTACAGCAACATTGGAGTGGGTAACCAGCAAACCAATGCACTGTCTGACCTGAATCCCAACGACATTGAGTCGATGGAGATTCTGAAAGATGCTGCCGCGGCGGCTATCTACGGCTCACGCGGTTCTAACGGCGTTGTGCTGATTACTACCAAGCGGGGCCGGGTTGGCAAAACCAAAGTAACGCTTGACTACTACCGCGGTGCTCAAACCGCCTGGAAAAAGCCGCATGCCCTTACCGGCCAGCAGCAAACCGAGTTGTTTCTGGAGCAGGCTCAAAACCGCTACCCTGTTAACGCCGCCGACAACATTAGCGCCTTTGGCGTGAACTGGCGCAGCTATGCTGACCTGACTGGCTACCTGTTCAGCGACGCTAGCTACAACGTTGATGATGCGGGTAAGTTTTACATCATAGATAACGGCGACGGTATCCGTGACCTGGCTCAGTTCCAGGATCCTACAAAAGCACCTAACACGAACTGGGCAGATGAGATTCTACGTACGGCCCCTATCACCAACCATGAGGTGAGCATCAGCGGTGGCACGGAGAAGTCCAGCTACCGTGTAAGCGGCAGCTACTTCGATCAGCAGGGCATTATCCTGGGCTCGGGCTTCAACCGCGCCAGTGGCCGGGTAGTGCTCGACAACAAACTGGCCGACCACATCCGGATGGGCGTTAACCTGGGCCTGAACCGCTCGGTGAACAACCGTATTCAGAACGACAACAACATTTACGGTGTACTGAGCACGGCCATTCTGGTAGCCAGCGATATTCCGAAATACAAAGCGGATGGCACCTATGCCAAAGACCCAGCTTCGTCGACGGAAAACCCTATTGCTGCTGCTCGCGAGCCTTATAACAAGGGCATTAGCTCCCGCCTGATTGGCACGCAGTACACGGAGTTTGAGTTCATCAAGAACCTGAAATATCGTGCTACTTTCGGTCTGGACTATATTCAGTTTAAAGACGAAACTTTCTTCCCCACCACTACCAACTCTGGCCGTGGCTCAAACGGTTCGGGTACGGCCTCCATCAACACGGACGCCAACTTTAACCACATTAGCTCCTTCCTGTACAGCAAAACTTTCGGCGACCACTCGCTGAACGGTCAGTTGGTACTGGATTATCAGCAGAGCACCTTCAACTCGGTTATTGCACAAGGCTCGGGCTTCCCCGGCAACGGTGTACGCCAGCTGTCGGCGGCGGCCGTAAAGACCAACGCCTCGTCCAGCGAAAGCCAGTACCGTCTGTTTGGCACCTTGGCTCGTTTGAACTATAACTTCAAGGATAAGTATCTGTTCGGTGCCACATTGCGCCGGGATGGTTCTTCGCGCTTCGGCCGTAACAACCGCTATGGTTACTTCCCCGCTGCTTCGGTGGGCTGGCGCATTTCGGAAGAAGGCTTCCTGCAGGATATCACGGCCATTTCCGACATTAAGCTGCGGGCCAGCTACGGTGAAACCGGCAACCAGGAAATTGGCAACTTCGCTTCCCGTGGCCTGATTAATACGGGCGCCAACTTTGCCCAGGTAGGTGGTCTTGCTATTGGCCAGCTGGAAAACCCCAATCTGAAATGGGAGCGTACGGCTACCGGCAACGTAGGTGTTGATTTTGGCCTGTTGGATAACCGCATCTATCTATCTTTGGATGCCTATAACCGCGAGACCCGCGACCTGCTGCTCGCTCGCACAGTACCCGGCAATACGGGTTACCTTTCTTACACCGAGAACATTGGCAACATGCGCAACCGCGGGGTAGAAATTGCCCTGAACACAGTGAACTTCCGTGCCGAAGGTGACGGTGGCTTTAACTGGGAAACCAATTTCAATATTGCCTTCAACCGCAACGAGGTAACCAAACTGGTGGAAGGTGACCAAGGCCAGGCTGTTGGTTTTGCTAGCTGGCTGGCAGTAGGTCAACCACTGGGTGCTTTCCGTGGTTACCGCGTAGATGGCATCTTCCAGACGCAGGAAGAAATCAACACGCTGGATGCTGCTGCACAGGAAAAAACTAACTCTCCAACGGCTCGTTACCAGTCTTCACTCACTCGCCCTGGTGACATTAAATTCCGTGACCTGAACGGTGATGGCCGCATCACCGGTGACGACCAGGAAATCCTGGGCAATGCCCAGCCTAAGTTCTTCGGTGGTCTGACCAACACGGTACGCTTCAAAGGTTTTGATCTGAGTGCCTTCATTCAGTACAGCTACGGCAACAAGATTTTCAATAACAACATCTCGTTTGCCCAGGGCATGAATGGTGTATTTGGCCAGGATGCTGCTGTGTTGAACCGCTGGACGCCCACCAATACAAACACGGATATTCCCCGTGCCGTGTACGGCGACCCCAACAACAACCGTCGTACCTCGGACCGCTTCATTGAGGATGGCTCCTATGCCCGCCTCAAGAACCTGACCTTGGGGTACACACTGCCCAAAGTTCTGGCGCAGCGGGCCCACCTGAGCAATGTGCGGGTGTATGTACAGGGCCAGAACCTGTTCACGGCTACTGACTACTCAGGCCTTGATCCGGAAGTAAATACCTTCAGCGGCTCTAACACGGCTCTGGGTACTGACTTCCTCACCTTCCCACAGGCGCGCACCATCACCGGTGGCATTAGCCTGGGCTTCTAA